A single window of Candidatus Methanoperedens sp. DNA harbors:
- a CDS encoding ATP-dependent endonuclease — protein MRIKFVEIQNFRKLKSCRIDFSEKETVFVGANNSGKTSAMDALIIFLKEKKLSPTDFTISNWIGINEIGKSWTEEKKGDLPDISIKKWEQYLPFLDVWIQVEEKEVHYVSNLIPTLDWEGGLLGVRLRFEPKTVEELYNDFKNSYNAAKKTTEKAKESKGDKIKLKLWPHSMRDYLDKQLLSRFTIRAYILNPKECKEPNEGIATPQNIPIDNQSLNEDPFKGLIKIDLIKAQRGFSDSNTPENRGTQKFSGNLTAQFREYFSNHLNPSDLPDPEDVEALQAIEEAQSTFDNKLRESFRFPLSELEKLGYPGFNNPRITLSSKLEPIDSLNHASAVQFDVIKNEESGSPFPFRLPEKYNGLGYQNLISIVFNLIRFRDEWMRVGKIGKTNSKSDGIHTIEPLHLVLVEEPEAHLHAQVQQVFINKAFSVLRNHEYLKEGKQFSTQLVVSTHSSHIAHEIDFTSLRYFRRKPAEKCGEVPIATVVNLSKTFGKENDDAIRFAIRYLKTTHCDLFFADAAILVEGSAERMLVPHFIRNYFQGLTSSYISLLEIGGSHAHLLKPLIEDLGLISLIITDIDSVDPKKNNSSVHPARGKEYVTGNTTLKKWIPKLDNIDELIEVKDDKKISNSSITRVAYQIPKKIKIYDNEEEAISYTFEDSLVFENIQMFRDLTGNGLIKKFKNAIEQNKNAEGLGAAMFDVIKGNNVKKAEFALDLLFLEKSEKLNPPTYINEGLSWLTEKLKLEQKDFLEVDNKLK, from the coding sequence ATGAGAATTAAGTTTGTAGAAATACAGAATTTTAGAAAACTTAAGTCTTGTCGAATTGATTTTTCTGAAAAAGAAACCGTTTTTGTTGGAGCAAATAATAGCGGTAAGACATCAGCTATGGACGCATTGATTATCTTCCTGAAGGAAAAGAAGCTATCTCCAACAGATTTTACTATTTCAAATTGGATTGGAATAAATGAAATAGGCAAATCCTGGACTGAAGAAAAAAAAGGTGATTTGCCAGATATTTCAATAAAAAAATGGGAACAATATTTGCCATTCTTAGATGTTTGGATACAGGTTGAAGAAAAAGAAGTACATTATGTAAGTAACTTGATACCTACATTGGATTGGGAAGGCGGTTTACTAGGAGTTCGTTTAAGATTCGAACCTAAAACTGTAGAAGAATTATATAACGATTTTAAGAATTCATATAATGCTGCCAAAAAAACAACTGAAAAAGCAAAAGAAAGTAAAGGGGATAAAATCAAACTGAAGCTTTGGCCCCATTCAATGAGGGATTATTTAGACAAACAATTACTTTCTCGCTTCACTATTCGTGCGTATATTCTCAACCCTAAAGAATGTAAAGAACCTAACGAAGGAATCGCTACCCCTCAAAATATACCAATTGATAACCAAAGTCTCAATGAAGATCCTTTTAAAGGTTTGATCAAGATAGATCTAATAAAAGCTCAGCGCGGATTCTCTGATTCAAATACACCAGAAAATAGAGGAACACAAAAGTTTTCGGGGAATCTTACAGCTCAATTCAGAGAATATTTTTCGAATCACCTCAATCCTTCTGATTTACCCGACCCTGAAGATGTTGAGGCATTACAGGCGATTGAGGAAGCGCAGTCCACTTTCGATAATAAATTAAGAGAAAGTTTTCGTTTTCCACTGAGCGAGCTTGAAAAACTAGGGTATCCCGGATTTAACAATCCACGAATTACTTTATCTAGTAAATTAGAACCCATTGATAGTTTAAATCACGCATCAGCAGTTCAATTTGATGTTATAAAAAATGAAGAATCTGGATCACCATTTCCCTTTCGTCTTCCAGAAAAATACAATGGATTAGGTTATCAAAATCTTATCTCTATAGTCTTTAATTTAATTCGGTTTCGTGATGAATGGATGCGGGTAGGTAAAATAGGAAAGACAAATTCTAAATCCGATGGAATACATACTATTGAACCATTACACTTAGTTTTGGTTGAAGAACCTGAAGCTCATTTACATGCACAGGTTCAACAAGTTTTTATTAATAAAGCTTTTAGTGTACTTCGTAATCATGAATATTTAAAAGAAGGAAAACAATTCTCTACTCAGCTAGTTGTCAGCACACATTCAAGTCATATAGCTCATGAGATAGATTTTACCAGTCTGCGTTACTTTCGTAGAAAACCTGCAGAAAAATGTGGCGAGGTTCCCATAGCAACAGTTGTTAATCTTTCAAAAACTTTCGGAAAAGAAAATGATGATGCAATAAGATTTGCAATTCGGTATCTAAAGACAACTCATTGTGATCTCTTCTTTGCTGATGCTGCCATCCTCGTAGAAGGATCAGCAGAACGGATGCTTGTTCCTCATTTTATTCGAAATTATTTTCAAGGACTTACAAGTAGTTATATTTCTTTGTTAGAAATTGGAGGTAGCCATGCTCACCTTCTGAAACCTTTGATTGAAGATTTGGGGCTCATTTCTTTAATTATTACAGATATAGATTCTGTTGATCCTAAAAAGAATAATTCTTCTGTTCATCCAGCAAGAGGTAAAGAATACGTAACTGGAAATACTACACTTAAAAAATGGATTCCTAAATTAGACAATATAGACGAATTAATAGAAGTAAAAGATGATAAAAAAATAAGCAATTCTTCTATAACTCGAGTCGCATATCAAATCCCTAAAAAGATTAAAATATATGATAATGAAGAAGAGGCTATTTCTTACACATTTGAAGATTCTTTAGTATTTGAAAATATTCAAATGTTTAGGGATTTAACCGGGAATGGACTCATTAAAAAGTTTAAAAATGCCATAGAACAAAATAAAAATGCAGAGGGATTGGGTGCTGCTATGTTTGATGTAATAAAGGGTAATAATGTGAAAAAAGCAGAGTTTGCTCTGGATTTACTTTTTTTGGAAAAATCGGAGAAACTGAATCCTCCGACTTATATAAATGAAGGCTTATCTTGGTTAACGGAGAAATTAAAATTAGAACAAAAAGACTTTTTAGAAGTAGATAATAAACTGAAGTGA
- a CDS encoding aminoglycoside phosphotransferase family protein, giving the protein MQLQVKAVENYLEGLYGSSKVTKIGELGGIPVEVEEGIKGFGYGKPYLIEFEAGGKEHSVVLSSMRVQKGFGHDHFSDRAQILIWQNSVFNNLPGHVKSLDVGYFTHDGELYSSGKAEEYFILMEKIEGKEYFIDLERIKKDGKLTSLDRDRTLALSSYLARIHANKHDDRELYLRKIRDLVGHGECIMGLLDSYPDNLDFVSQDDLCAIERKCVDWRYKIKGNTQRLCMTHGDFHPWNIMFRQGTDFTVLDRSRGEWGEAADDVSSITMNYLFYSLQKYGELKGPFKEMFEMFFDNYLEKTGDMELLKVIQPFYVFRSVVVASPVWYPNLDPAVRTKIFNFINNILDSEEFDYKNVNSYL; this is encoded by the coding sequence ATGCAGTTGCAGGTCAAAGCGGTTGAGAATTACCTGGAAGGGCTATACGGAAGCTCAAAGGTCACAAAGATCGGTGAGCTTGGCGGCATTCCGGTTGAGGTCGAGGAAGGAATAAAAGGTTTCGGGTATGGCAAGCCGTACCTGATCGAATTTGAAGCAGGCGGGAAAGAGCATTCGGTAGTTCTTTCTTCCATGCGCGTCCAGAAAGGTTTTGGCCATGACCATTTTTCCGACAGGGCACAGATCCTCATATGGCAGAACTCGGTATTCAACAACCTGCCAGGTCACGTAAAATCGCTTGATGTGGGCTACTTCACGCATGACGGGGAGCTTTATTCATCCGGCAAAGCCGAAGAGTATTTTATTTTAATGGAAAAGATAGAAGGGAAAGAGTATTTTATTGATCTTGAAAGAATAAAAAAGGACGGAAAACTCACATCTCTTGACAGGGACAGGACACTTGCGCTGTCATCTTATCTTGCCAGGATACATGCAAATAAACATGACGACCGTGAATTGTATCTCCGGAAAATCAGGGATCTTGTGGGGCATGGCGAATGCATTATGGGATTGCTGGACAGCTATCCTGATAATCTTGATTTTGTGAGCCAGGATGACCTCTGTGCTATTGAGAGGAAATGCGTGGACTGGCGCTATAAAATTAAAGGTAATACACAGCGTTTGTGCATGACGCATGGCGATTTCCATCCCTGGAACATAATGTTTCGCCAAGGTACGGATTTCACGGTGCTTGACAGGAGCCGGGGTGAATGGGGCGAGGCGGCAGATGATGTTTCCTCAATAACAATGAACTACCTGTTCTATTCTCTCCAGAAATACGGGGAACTTAAAGGGCCATTTAAGGAAATGTTTGAGATGTTCTTTGATAATTACCTTGAAAAAACAGGCGATATGGAGTTATTGAAAGTCATCCAGCCGTTTTATGTTTTCAGGTCGGTTGTGGTTGCAAGCCCTGTATGGTATCCCAATCTTGATCCGGCTGTGAGGACAAAGATATTTAATTTTATAAATAATATCCTTGATAGCGAAGAGTTTGATTATAAGAATGTGAATTCTTATTTATAG
- a CDS encoding class I SAM-dependent methyltransferase has protein sequence MHQQINTGPPEINVQTSSEWIGVRGRIGAWYLNSPLRRLSEIMFLGDLKSAFLNEVSRIIMGDEVVLDVGAGSGYFSLAIAGRLTSGKVICLDLSEEMLHRLVSVADKKWLGDRIQILKGEASSIKLSDGFVDLVVSNGVFHELSEPGSCLKEMIRVLKPGGWLIVTDFRNTRIGKRTGAAHNREAHGPLSVDELGTLFADAGLGNVKVYPVKHWVVGVGKK, from the coding sequence ATGCATCAGCAAATAAATACAGGACCTCCTGAAATCAATGTGCAAACCAGCAGCGAATGGATAGGCGTGAGGGGAAGAATCGGAGCCTGGTACCTCAACAGCCCTTTAAGAAGGCTGTCTGAAATCATGTTTTTAGGCGATCTTAAATCTGCCTTCTTAAACGAAGTTTCTCGTATAATCATGGGTGATGAAGTTGTATTAGATGTTGGGGCAGGGTCAGGATATTTTAGCCTTGCGATTGCAGGGAGGCTGACAAGCGGTAAGGTAATTTGCCTTGATTTATCGGAAGAAATGTTGCATCGACTTGTAAGTGTTGCAGACAAAAAGTGGCTCGGTGACAGGATTCAAATACTCAAAGGAGAAGCGTCTTCTATTAAACTCAGCGATGGTTTTGTAGATTTAGTCGTATCTAACGGTGTCTTCCATGAGCTTTCTGAGCCGGGGTCGTGTTTAAAAGAAATGATCAGGGTTCTGAAACCAGGTGGTTGGTTAATTGTCACAGACTTCAGGAATACGAGGATCGGCAAGCGGACAGGCGCAGCCCATAATAGGGAGGCTCATGGACCGCTAAGCGTTGATGAATTAGGAACTCTTTTTGCTGATGCTGGTCTTGGTAATGTGAAAGTCTATCCGGTAAAACATTGGGTTGTAGGAGTGGGTAAGAAATAG
- a CDS encoding adenylyl-sulfate kinase produces the protein MAFAVWFTGLPGSGKTVIASRTAAILINEGIDVKILQLDEIRKVLTPDPKYTDEERDIVYASLAYMAKLVTECDMNVFIDATANKRKYRDAARNLIPQFGEIYIRCPLEVCMEREAHRKAIFSPRGIYEKSAKVGANVPGVNVAYEEPIDPIIIIDSDKTRPDTSANIAADAIINYFGDMLNGS, from the coding sequence ATGGCTTTTGCAGTATGGTTTACGGGTCTTCCGGGAAGCGGTAAAACAGTGATCGCCTCCAGGACCGCTGCTATTCTTATAAACGAAGGCATTGATGTAAAGATTCTCCAGTTAGATGAGATTAGAAAAGTTCTTACCCCGGACCCGAAATATACGGATGAGGAGCGGGATATCGTATATGCGTCCCTTGCCTATATGGCAAAACTCGTGACAGAGTGCGATATGAATGTTTTTATCGATGCGACAGCGAACAAAAGGAAATATCGTGATGCGGCACGAAACCTGATCCCGCAATTCGGTGAAATATATATCCGCTGCCCTCTTGAAGTATGCATGGAACGTGAAGCCCACAGGAAAGCTATTTTTTCACCAAGAGGGATTTATGAAAAATCAGCAAAGGTTGGTGCCAATGTTCCCGGTGTAAACGTTGCTTATGAGGAACCCATTGATCCGATTATCATAATCGATAGCGATAAAACAAGGCCGGATACCAGTGCAAATATCGCAGCTGATGCTATTATTAACTATTTCGGGGACATGTTAAATGGAAGTTGA
- a CDS encoding ATP-binding cassette domain-containing protein produces MSLSRNETAARYCPGLDVPTSGEIFLDGKDVTNMSRDKRAEYRLKHLGFIFQFFNLFNELTALENVMFPMMLNKQTGYKQRAREQLEIVGLGNRINHLPSELSGGQQQRVTIAQALANNPGILLADEPTGNMDTRSSKEIIELFRRLNLENGQTILNGKIENL; encoded by the coding sequence ATGTCTTTATCAAGAAATGAGACCGCAGCCAGGTATTGCCCTGGGCTGGATGTTCCTACATCCGGAGAGATATTTCTTGATGGAAAAGATGTTACAAATATGAGCAGGGATAAAAGGGCAGAGTACAGGTTGAAGCATTTAGGCTTTATATTCCAGTTTTTCAACCTTTTTAACGAGCTTACAGCCCTTGAGAATGTAATGTTCCCGATGATGCTGAATAAGCAGACAGGTTATAAACAGCGTGCAAGGGAACAACTTGAGATTGTAGGTCTTGGTAACAGGATCAATCACCTTCCATCTGAACTTTCAGGCGGCCAGCAACAGCGTGTCACTATTGCCCAGGCGCTTGCTAACAATCCCGGTATTCTCCTGGCTGACGAGCCCACGGGCAATATGGATACCAGGTCTTCAAAGGAGATCATTGAACTTTTCAGGAGATTAAACCTCGAAAATGGGCAGACTATCCTGAATGGAAAAATAGAAAATCTATGA
- a CDS encoding inositol-1-monophosphatase: MEVETLVEIGVEMRDVISSFIEENEDYGEMLVQRPKDITRKMDMAAENALDAALLARGLSARIISEELGDRIVGKHPDFMLVVDPIDGSTNATCGIPFFCTSLAYTDKTEIATFDDISMAVICDIQGNTYCAERGKGAFLNEKQMRGKKRGTRLKPVVSVYSYGVPHVPEGLIEFEKSIIVRALGSIALDMCFVADGTLDGLIDTRGLVSGYDIMASALVLKESGGTLTDLKGNNLTNNVQVTGLSIAGTKNSELHEKIIRMLEV; the protein is encoded by the coding sequence ATGGAAGTTGAGACTTTAGTTGAGATCGGCGTTGAGATGCGTGATGTTATTAGCTCATTTATCGAAGAAAACGAGGATTATGGCGAAATGCTTGTGCAGCGCCCAAAGGATATCACGCGCAAGATGGACATGGCTGCTGAAAATGCGCTTGATGCCGCTCTTCTGGCAAGAGGACTTTCTGCAAGGATAATTTCCGAGGAGCTTGGCGACCGCATTGTTGGAAAGCATCCTGATTTCATGCTTGTTGTCGATCCTATTGACGGTTCAACGAATGCAACATGCGGAATACCATTTTTCTGCACGTCCCTTGCTTATACCGATAAAACCGAAATCGCCACTTTTGATGATATCAGCATGGCAGTGATATGCGATATCCAGGGGAATACATATTGTGCAGAAAGAGGAAAAGGCGCATTTTTAAATGAAAAACAGATGAGAGGGAAAAAGCGGGGAACGAGGCTAAAACCAGTCGTATCGGTTTATTCTTATGGCGTCCCTCATGTACCTGAGGGTCTGATCGAGTTTGAAAAATCCATAATTGTCAGGGCGCTTGGAAGTATTGCGCTTGATATGTGTTTTGTTGCAGACGGGACACTTGACGGGCTTATCGACACGCGGGGACTTGTAAGCGGTTATGACATCATGGCATCTGCTCTGGTATTGAAGGAATCCGGTGGAACTCTTACAGACCTTAAAGGTAACAATCTGACAAATAATGTCCAGGTAACGGGTTTATCGATTGCAGGAACAAAAAACAGCGAACTTCATGAAAAGATCATAAGGATGCTGGAAGTTTGA
- a CDS encoding type II toxin-antitoxin system VapC family toxin: MQVVLDSNEFLFAFLAKKKECILVLRACKNMHAVIPSIVLEEVSENIKMESGKDQAGKVRKFISESGWFEVVEDAEIPNVLLEKYITKGLKKEDSVIGAFTEWIGAKYLISENRHFLKLNAKEFKVLSAKQFLSRFRLTE; the protein is encoded by the coding sequence ATGCAGGTAGTGCTGGACAGTAATGAGTTCCTGTTCGCGTTTCTTGCAAAAAAGAAAGAATGCATCCTTGTTTTACGTGCCTGTAAAAATATGCATGCTGTAATACCTTCTATTGTTCTTGAAGAGGTTTCTGAAAATATTAAGATGGAATCCGGTAAAGACCAGGCCGGAAAGGTCAGGAAATTCATTTCGGAATCGGGATGGTTCGAAGTAGTTGAAGATGCTGAAATACCGAATGTATTGCTTGAAAAATACATAACAAAAGGTCTCAAAAAAGAAGATTCAGTGATCGGCGCGTTCACAGAATGGATTGGCGCAAAATACCTGATCTCGGAGAACCGACACTTTTTAAAATTGAATGCAAAGGAATTCAAGGTACTCAGCGCAAAGCAGTTTTTATCCAGGTTTAGATTGACTGAATAA
- a CDS encoding helix-turn-helix transcriptional regulator, with protein MVSKYKIPKNEKIEKAVHCLSEKGSIEILHCLEEGGTLRFNEIKQRLAGISPRTLAKRLKQLEGIKLINRRAYAEIPPRVEYSLTERGGKLASILNEIWKMLEEWYL; from the coding sequence ATGGTAAGCAAGTATAAGATTCCAAAGAACGAGAAAATCGAAAAAGCAGTTCACTGCCTCAGTGAAAAAGGTTCCATAGAAATTTTGCACTGCCTGGAAGAGGGCGGAACCCTTCGATTCAATGAGATTAAACAGAGACTTGCTGGCATCAGCCCCAGAACACTGGCTAAGAGATTAAAGCAGCTTGAGGGTATTAAACTTATTAATCGCAGGGCATATGCAGAAATTCCTCCCAGGGTGGAATACTCCTTGACAGAGCGAGGAGGAAAATTGGCGTCTATTCTAAATGAGATCTGGAAAATGCTCGAAGAATGGTATCTTTAA
- a CDS encoding TIGR00730 family Rossman fold protein, producing the protein MFRPFAAKGDGNIAHQKRENMIKTVCVFSSSSSAVNSVYRDTAIDLGKRLGQEGFDLTFGGADVGLMGIIARCAQNHGAKVTGVIPRSLVEKGIAYQTADELITSNNLRDRKEIIESKSDAFIALPGGFGTMEEIMEILTLKQLQLHNKPIVFINTNGYYDNLIAQFEIGYQENFAKKDFKELYYVSKSAQDAIDYIKRYAPKQLPGKWF; encoded by the coding sequence GTGTTCAGACCATTTGCTGCAAAAGGTGATGGTAATATAGCGCATCAGAAAAGGGAAAATATGATTAAAACAGTTTGTGTCTTCAGTTCATCAAGTTCAGCAGTAAATTCTGTATACCGCGATACAGCCATAGACCTGGGAAAAAGGCTCGGTCAGGAAGGTTTTGATTTAACTTTCGGTGGAGCCGATGTAGGGTTAATGGGAATTATCGCAAGATGTGCGCAAAACCACGGAGCAAAAGTTACTGGCGTAATCCCCAGGTCACTGGTAGAGAAGGGCATTGCGTATCAAACTGCCGATGAGCTAATAACATCAAATAATTTGCGTGACAGGAAGGAGATCATTGAATCAAAGTCTGATGCGTTTATCGCATTGCCTGGTGGTTTTGGGACGATGGAAGAAATTATGGAGATACTTACTCTAAAGCAGCTCCAGCTTCATAATAAACCGATTGTTTTCATAAATACGAACGGCTACTATGATAATCTGATAGCTCAGTTTGAAATTGGTTACCAGGAGAATTTTGCGAAAAAGGATTTTAAAGAACTATACTATGTTTCAAAATCCGCCCAGGATGCGATAGATTATATAAAACGATATGCTCCGAAGCAATTGCCAGGCAAGTGGTTTTGA
- a CDS encoding ATP-dependent helicase, translated as MALSINDNDIDEKIYSCLDLDNPLSFFLFAGAGSGKTRSLVNVLSKIRENNRQRLRLNGQQIAVITYTNAACDEIKHRLEYDPLFSISTIHSFVWELVKSYQLDIKKWIKINLENEIAELEKERAKGRPGTKTAIDREYKIETMTKRLEGLNNIKLFTYNPNGDNRSRDSLNHSEVINIGANFLINKSLMQNILTKKYPILLIDESQDTKKELIEAFFKVQLNNRKHFSLGLFGDTMQRIYNDGKVDLGQNLPDDWIKPAKIMNHRSSKRIIKLINKIRNYVDDHQQEPRPEKEDGHVRLFIVSSDVTDKIKVENKISEIMSCITGDELWSGTNPEVKILTLEHHMAARRMGFIELFGPLYKVDQLRTGLLDGSLPGLRFFTKLVLPLIKAKKSGDDFTLARIVRQFSPLVSKNSLKEKEDQLNQIKQASNNVNLLFSLWKNDENPRLVDILYTIASSGLFNIPESLLPIANRTKDEQKIVEDDSEQVGSEEDRDNLIDAWDNALSSPFSQIEAYDEYISDRSRFGTHQGVKGLEFPRVMVILDDEESKGFLFSYEKLFGAKSQSSTDLKNEQEGKETSIDRTRRLFYVTCSRAEKSLAIVAYTNAPSKVKEYVISQSWFEENEIEYLTI; from the coding sequence ATGGCTCTTAGTATTAATGATAACGATATTGATGAAAAGATTTATAGTTGTCTAGACTTAGATAATCCATTGAGTTTTTTTCTTTTTGCAGGTGCCGGTTCAGGAAAAACGAGATCATTAGTGAATGTTTTATCTAAAATACGAGAAAATAATAGACAACGCTTAAGACTGAACGGTCAACAGATTGCTGTTATTACATATACTAATGCAGCATGTGATGAAATTAAACATCGTTTAGAGTATGATCCTCTTTTTTCTATATCAACAATACATAGTTTTGTCTGGGAATTAGTAAAAAGTTATCAATTAGATATAAAAAAGTGGATTAAGATAAATTTAGAGAACGAAATTGCAGAATTAGAAAAAGAAAGAGCAAAAGGGAGACCAGGTACTAAAACAGCAATAGATAGAGAATACAAAATAGAAACGATGACAAAGAGATTAGAAGGCCTCAATAATATAAAACTCTTTACTTATAATCCAAATGGGGATAACAGAAGTCGAGATTCCCTTAATCATAGTGAGGTAATTAATATCGGTGCAAATTTTTTGATAAATAAATCTTTAATGCAGAACATTCTAACAAAAAAATATCCAATTTTATTGATAGATGAAAGCCAAGATACTAAAAAGGAACTTATTGAGGCTTTTTTTAAAGTACAATTAAATAACCGAAAACATTTTTCATTGGGCTTATTTGGCGATACAATGCAACGTATTTATAACGACGGTAAAGTAGATCTTGGGCAAAATTTACCTGACGATTGGATAAAACCAGCAAAGATAATGAATCATCGAAGCTCAAAACGAATAATCAAATTAATAAACAAAATACGCAATTATGTTGATGATCATCAACAAGAGCCAAGACCAGAAAAGGAAGATGGGCATGTCAGATTATTTATTGTTTCCTCTGATGTTACTGATAAGATTAAAGTGGAGAATAAGATTTCTGAAATAATGTCATGTATCACTGGTGATGAGTTGTGGTCAGGGACTAATCCTGAAGTTAAAATTCTTACCTTAGAACATCACATGGCAGCCCGCAGAATGGGATTTATAGAATTATTTGGGCCCCTTTACAAGGTAGATCAACTAAGAACCGGTTTATTGGATGGCTCTCTTCCTGGACTTCGTTTTTTTACTAAACTGGTCCTTCCTTTGATTAAAGCCAAAAAAAGTGGAGATGATTTTACCCTTGCTCGAATTGTTAGACAATTTTCACCTTTAGTTAGTAAAAATAGTTTAAAAGAGAAAGAAGATCAACTTAACCAAATAAAACAAGCAAGTAATAATGTAAATTTATTATTTTCCCTTTGGAAGAATGATGAGAATCCACGGTTAGTTGATATTCTTTATACTATTGCATCATCTGGTTTATTCAACATACCTGAAAGTCTGCTTCCGATAGCAAACAGAACAAAAGATGAACAAAAAATTGTTGAAGATGATTCAGAACAAGTTGGTAGTGAAGAAGACAGAGATAATTTAATTGATGCTTGGGATAATGCACTTTCGAGTCCATTTAGTCAAATTGAAGCATATGATGAATATATTTCAGATAGATCAAGGTTTGGCACACACCAAGGTGTAAAAGGTCTTGAGTTTCCCCGTGTAATGGTAATTCTTGACGATGAAGAATCTAAAGGTTTTTTATTTAGTTATGAAAAATTATTTGGTGCAAAATCACAATCTTCAACAGATTTAAAAAATGAACAAGAAGGAAAAGAAACCAGCATTGATAGAACAAGAAGGCTTTTTTATGTGACATGTAGTAGAGCAGAAAAAAGCTTGGCTATTGTTGCATATACAAATGCGCCCAGTAAGGTAAAAGAATATGTTATATCACAAAGTTGGTTTGAAGAAAATGAAATAGAATATCTTACAATATAA
- a CDS encoding DUF126 domain-containing protein: MTTKLKAHIVSRGKAEGDALVSTQPISFLGSVDVKTGIVVEKGHELFGSSIKDKVLVFPGGKGSTVGSYSIYQLKKNGAAPTAMINIRTEPIVAVGAIISDIPLVDNLEENPVSLIKNGDKVLVDAILGSVEIL; encoded by the coding sequence ATGACCACAAAACTCAAAGCGCATATTGTCTCGCGGGGGAAAGCAGAGGGCGATGCACTTGTGAGCACGCAACCCATTTCTTTCCTGGGAAGCGTTGATGTAAAAACAGGTATTGTTGTGGAGAAGGGGCATGAGCTTTTTGGTTCGAGCATCAAGGATAAAGTGCTTGTATTCCCTGGCGGGAAAGGCTCAACTGTTGGCTCTTATTCGATTTACCAGCTCAAAAAGAATGGCGCTGCGCCAACGGCTATGATAAATATAAGGACTGAGCCGATCGTGGCAGTGGGTGCAATAATCTCGGATATCCCGCTTGTTGATAATCTGGAAGAAAATCCTGTTAGTTTAATAAAAAATGGCGATAAGGTTTTAGTTGATGCGATATTAGGAAGTGTTGAAATTTTATGA